A region of Arabidopsis thaliana chromosome 5, partial sequence DNA encodes the following proteins:
- a CDS encoding Ribosomal protein S8e family protein (Ribosomal protein S8e family protein; FUNCTIONS IN: structural constituent of ribosome; INVOLVED IN: translation, ribosome biogenesis; LOCATED IN: cytosolic small ribosomal subunit, cytosolic ribosome, ribosome, membrane; EXPRESSED IN: 11 plant structures; EXPRESSED DURING: 4 anthesis, F mature embryo stage, petal differentiation and expansion stage, E expanded cotyledon stage, D bilateral stage; CONTAINS InterPro DOMAIN/s: Ribosomal protein S8e (InterPro:IPR001047), Ribosomal protein S8e, conserved site (InterPro:IPR018283), Ribosomal protein S8e/ribosomal biogenesis NSA2= (InterPro:IPR022309); BEST Arabidopsis thaliana protein match is: Ribosomal protein S8e family protein (TAIR:AT5G20290.1); Has 1068 Blast hits to 1064 proteins in 429 species: Archae - 247; Bacteria - 0; Metazoa - 364; Fungi - 161; Plants - 120; Viruses - 0; Other Eukaryotes - 176 (source: NCBI BLink).) has protein sequence MGISRDSIHKRRATGGKQKMWRKKRKYELGRQPANTKLSSNKTVRRIRVRGGNVKWRALRLDTGNFSWGSEAVTRKTRILDVAYNASNNELVRTQTLVKSAIVQVDAAPFKQGYLQHYGVDIGRKKKGEAVTTEEVKKSNHVQRKLEMRQEGRALDSHLEEQFSSGRLLACIASRPGQCGRADGYILEGKELEFYMKKLQKKKGKNAGAA, from the exons ATGG GTATCTCTCGTGATTCAATTCACAAGAGACGTGCCACTGGTGGTAAGCAAAAAATGTGGAGGAAGAAGCGAAA GTATGAGCTTGGAAGACAACCAGCTAACACTAAGCTGTCAAGTAACAAGACGGTGAGGAGGATCCGTGTGCGTGGTGGGAATGTAAAGTGGCGAGCTTTGAGGCTCGATACTGGAAACTTCTCGTGGGGAAGTGAAGCTGTGACCCGCAAGACTAGGATCTTGGATGTGGCGTACAATGCATCAAACAATGAGCTTGTTCGTACACAAACTCTTGTGAAGAGTGCTATTGTTCAAGTTGATGCTGCTCCATTCAAGCAAGGGTATCTCCAACACTATGGAGTTGATATTGGTCgcaagaagaaaggagaggCCGTTACCACTGAGGAAGTGAAGAAGAGCAATCATGTTCAAAGGAAGCTGGAGATGCGACAAGAAGGCAGAGCACTTGACTCGCACCTTGAAGAGCAGTTTAGCAGTGGAAGGTTACTTGCATGTATCGCATCAAGACCCGGACAATGTGGTCGTGCTGAtgg GTACATATTAGAAGGTAAAGAGCTCGAATTCTACATgaagaaacttcaaaagaagaagggcAAGAATGCTGGTGCTGCATAA
- a CDS encoding Major facilitator superfamily protein (Major facilitator superfamily protein; FUNCTIONS IN: carbohydrate transmembrane transporter activity, sugar:hydrogen symporter activity; INVOLVED IN: transport, transmembrane transport; LOCATED IN: chloroplast, membrane, chloroplast envelope; EXPRESSED IN: 21 plant structures; EXPRESSED DURING: 13 growth stages; CONTAINS InterPro DOMAIN/s: Sugar transporter, conserved site (InterPro:IPR005829), Major facilitator superfamily (InterPro:IPR020846), General substrate transporter (InterPro:IPR005828), Sugar/inositol transporter (InterPro:IPR003663), Major facilitator superfamily, general substrate transporter (InterPro:IPR016196); BEST Arabidopsis thaliana protein match is: Major facilitator superfamily protein (TAIR:AT5G17010.3); Has 35333 Blast hits to 34131 proteins in 2444 species: Archae - 798; Bacteria - 22429; Metazoa - 974; Fungi - 991; Plants - 531; Viruses - 0; Other Eukaryotes - 9610 (source: NCBI BLink).) codes for MAFAVSVQSHFAIRALKRDHFKNPSPRTFCSCFKSRPDSSYLSLKERTCFVSKPGLVTTRYRHIFQVGAETGGEFADSGEVADSLASDAPESFSWSSVILPFIFPALGGLLFGYDIGATSGATLSLQSPALSGTTWFNFSPVQLGLVVSGSLYGALLGSISVYGVADFLGRRRELIIAAVLYLLGSLITGCAPDLNILLVGRLLYGFGIGLAMHGAPLYIAETCPSQIRGTLISLKELFIVLGILLGFSVGSFQIDVVGGWRYMYGFGTPVALLMGLGMWSLPASPRWLLLRAVQGKGQLQEYKEKAMLALSKLRGRPPGDKISEKLVDDAYLSVKTAYEDEKSGGNFLEVFQGPNLKALTIGGGLVLFQQITGQPSVLYYAGSILQTAGFSAAADATRVSVIIGVFKLLMTWVAVAKVDDLGRRPLLIGGVSGIALSLFLLSAYYKFLGGFPLVAVGALLLYVGCYQISFGPISWLMVSEIFPLRTRGRGISLAVLTNFGSNAIVTFAFSPLKEFLGAENLFLLFGGIALVSLLFVILVVPETKGLSLEEIESKILK; via the exons ATGGCTTTCGCTGTCTCGGTTCAGTCACATTTCGCAATCAGAGCGTTAAAACGAGACCACTTCAAGAACCCTTCTCCTCGTACTTTCTGCTCGTGTTTTAAATCGAGGCCTGACTCGTCTTACCTTAGTTTAAAGGAACGTACTTGCTTCGTTTCCAAACCGGGTTTAGTCACTACTAGATACAGACATATATTCCAG GTCGGAGCTGAGACGGGAGGAGAGTTCGCCGACAGTGGAGAAGTAGCTGATTCGCTTGCTTCTGATGCACCAGAGTCATTTTCTTGGTCTTCTGTGATACTCCC GTTTATCTTCCCGGCTTTGGGAGGATTATTGTTTGGGTATGACATTGGGGCTACCTCCGGTGCTACGCTCTCACTTCAG TCACCTGCGCTTAGCGGAACTACATGGTTTAACTTCTCACCTGTTCAGCTAGGACTTGTG GTTAGCGGATCCTTGTATGGAGCCCTTCTTGGCTCAATTTCTGTCTATGGCGTTGCTGATTTCCTTG GAAGAAGGCGGGAACTTATTATAGCTGCTGTTCTCTATCTCCTCGGGTCTCTGATCACTGGCTGTGCCCCTGATCTTAATATTCTCTTAGTTGGAAGGCTTCTCTATGGCTTTGGTATTGGTTTG GCAATGCATGGGGCTCCCCTCTATATTGCTGAGACATGCCCATCTCAAATCCGTGGAACTTTGATATCTCTGAAAGAACTCTTCATCGTATTGGGAATTTTG TTGGGTTTTTCTGTTGGAAGCTTCCAGATTGATGTAGTTGGAGGGTGGCGTTACATGTATGGATTTGGTACGCCTGTTGCTTTGCTGATGGGACTAGGCATGTGGAGTCTCCCTGCATCTCCTCGCTGGTTGCTGCTTAGAGCTGTCCAAGGTAAAGGACAATTACAAGAATACAAAGAGAAGGCCATGCTTGCCCTCAGCAAATTACGTGGCAGACCTCCAGGTGATAAAATCTCAGAGAAGTTGGTAGATGATGCCTATTTATCTGTGAAAACGGCCTATGAAGATGAGAAATCTGGGGGAAACTTCCTGGAAGTATTCCAAGGGCCTAATTTGAAAGCTTTGACAATTGGTGGAGGTTTAGTCCTCTTCCAACAG ATAACTGGACAGCCTAGTGTTCTTTATTATGCGGGTTCGATTCTTCAG ACTGCTGGATTctctgctgctgctgatgcAACTCGAGTCTCTGTTATTATTGGTGTTTTCAAG TTACTGATGACATGGGTAGCTGTTGCGAAAGTTGATGATCTCGGCAGACGACCTTTACTGATTGGAGGTGTCAGCGGCATT GCGTTGTCCTTGTTTCTACTGTCAGCATACTACAAGTTTCTCGGAGGCTTTCCCCTTGTCGCTGTTGGTGCACTGCTTCTCTATGTTGGTTGTTACCAG ATCTCATTTGGACCCATCAGCTGGCTAATGGTGTCAGAGATTTTCCCGCTCCGCACAAGAGGGAGAGGGATCAGTCTTGCAGTTCTTACAAACTTTGGCTCCAATGCTATTGTGACATTTGCATTTTCACCTTTAAAG GAATTTCTTGGAGCCGAGAatcttttccttctctttgggGGCATAGCACTGGTATCACTGCTGTTTGTAATACTAGTAGTTCCAGAGACCAAGGGTCTCAGCTTGGaagaaattgaatcaaaaatcTTGAAGTGA
- a CDS encoding transcription factor-like protein (transcription factor-related; FUNCTIONS IN: RNA polymerase II transcription factor activity; INVOLVED IN: transcription initiation from RNA polymerase II promoter; LOCATED IN: transcription factor TFIIA complex; CONTAINS InterPro DOMAIN/s: Transcription factor IIA, alpha/beta subunit (InterPro:IPR004855), Transcription factor IIA, beta-barrel (InterPro:IPR009088), Transcription factor IIA, alpha subunit, N-terminal (InterPro:IPR013028), Transcription factor IIA, helical (InterPro:IPR009083); BEST Arabidopsis thaliana protein match is: Transcription factor IIA, alpha/beta subunit (TAIR:AT1G07470.1); Has 1807 Blast hits to 1807 proteins in 277 species: Archae - 0; Bacteria - 0; Metazoa - 736; Fungi - 347; Plants - 385; Viruses - 0; Other Eukaryotes - 339 (source: NCBI BLink).): MVLSTSDTSSSYNYVIDDVINKSRCDLVYNGELDESVLSQIQSMWKTKMIQAGAMSGTIETSSASIPTTPVIVQTTLQTPDAIPLPEKKMSPKKESDGFYYIPQQDGARDEAIVDVDENEEPLNEDDDDEEDDIDDDDMNIQHLVMCQFDKVKRSKNKWECKFNAGVMQINGKNVLFSQATGDFNF, encoded by the exons ATGGTGTTATCAACGAGCGATACGAGTAGCTCTTACAACTATGTTATCGATGACGTTATCAACAAGTCTCGATGCGATCTTGTCTACAATGGAGAACTTGATGAGAGTGTTCTTAGCCAAATTCAATCG ATGTGGAAAACGAAGATGATACAAGCAGGAGCCATGAGCGGAACAATCGAAACATCTTCTGCTTCGATTCCCACCACACCTGTGATAGTGCAGACGACTCTTCAGACTCCGGATGCAATTCCTTTACCTGAGAAGAAGATGTCTccaaagaaagagagtgatGGATTTTATTATATTCCTCAGCAAGATGGAGCGAGAGATGAAGCTATTGTCGATGTAGATGAGAATGAAGAGCCTTTGAacgaggatgatgatgatgaggaagatgatatcgatgatgatgatatgaaCATTCAACATTTGGTCATGTGTCAATTTGATAAG GTGAAGCGTTCCAAGAACAAGTGGGAGTGCAAATTCAATGCGGGTGTTATGCAAATAAACGGCAAAAATGTTCTTTTCTCACAG GCAACAGGAGATTTCAACTTCTAG
- a CDS encoding Concanavalin A-like lectin protein kinase family protein (Concanavalin A-like lectin protein kinase family protein; FUNCTIONS IN: protein serine/threonine kinase activity, binding, protein kinase activity, kinase activity, ATP binding; INVOLVED IN: protein amino acid phosphorylation; LOCATED IN: endomembrane system; EXPRESSED IN: hypocotyl, root, stamen; EXPRESSED DURING: 4 anthesis; CONTAINS InterPro DOMAIN/s: Legume lectin, beta chain (InterPro:IPR001220), Protein kinase, ATP binding site (InterPro:IPR017441), Serine/threonine-protein kinase-like domain (InterPro:IPR017442), Concanavalin A-like lectin/glucanase, subgroup (InterPro:IPR013320), Protein kinase-like domain (InterPro:IPR011009), Serine/threonine-protein kinase, active site (InterPro:IPR008271), Protein kinase, catalytic domain (InterPro:IPR000719), Concanavalin A-like lectin/glucanase (InterPro:IPR008985); BEST Arabidopsis thaliana protein match is: Concanavalin A-like lectin protein kinase family protein (TAIR:AT5G59270.1); Has 1807 Blast hits to 1807 proteins in 277 species: Archae - 0; Bacteria - 0; Metazoa - 736; Fungi - 347; Plants - 385; Viruses - 0; Other Eukaryotes - 339 (source: NCBI BLink).), which produces MAGVLGSVVFWLIIGIHVTFLVFAQEGDHFVYYDFRNADLELDGMANTNHGPLHLTNNTNTGTGHAFYNIPIKFTASSLSSFSFSTEFVFAIFPLQKSTYGHGMAFVVSPTKDLRSNGSANSNLGIFNRANDNKTATHIFAVELDTNQNSESFDKGGNDVGIDINSIVSVESADASYFNARKGKNISLPLASGKSILVWIDYDGIEKVLNVTLAPVQTPKPDSPYFSSFIKPKVPLLSRSINLSEIFTETMYVGFSGSTGSIKSNQYILGWSFKQGGKAESLDISRLSNPPPSPKRFPLKEVLGATISTIAFLTLGGIVYLYKKKKYAEVLEQWEKEYSPQRYSFRILYKATKGFRENQLLGAGGFGKVYKGILPSGTQIAVKRVYHDAEQGMKQYVAEIASMGRLRHKNLVHLLGYCRRKGELLLVYDYMPNGSLDDYLFHKNKLKDLTWSQRVNIIKGVASALLYLHEEWEQVVLHRDIKASNILLDADLNGKLGDFGLARFHDRGVNLEATRVVGTIGYMAPELTAMGVTTTCTDVYAFGAFILEVVCGRRPVDPDAPREQVILVKWVASCGKRDALTDTVDSKLIDFKVEEAKLLLKLGMLCSQINPENRPSMRQILQYLEGNVSVPAISFGTVALGIPNISHETVTQMTTTSSSANFSFEDVTVLFGGR; this is translated from the coding sequence ATGGCTGGAGTTCTAGGATCAGTGGTTTTCTGGTTGATAATTGGTATCCATGTAACCTTTTTGGTGTTCGCTCAAGAGGGAGATCATTTTGTGTATTATGACTTTAGGAATGCAGATCTGGAACTCGATGGAATGGCAAATACAAACCATGGTCCATTGCATCTAACAAATAATACAAACACGGGCACCGGTCACGCTTTCTACAACATTCCCATCAAGTTCACAGCGTCTTCACTCAGTTCATTTTCCTTCTCAACAGAATTTGTCTTTGCAATCTTCCCGCTGCAAAAATCTACCTACGGTCACGGAATGGCATTTGTGGTATCTCCAACCAAAGATCTCAGGTCTAACGGCAGtgcaaattcaaatttagGTATTTTCAATAGAGCAAATGATAACAAGACTGCAACCCATATCTTTGCTGTAGAACTTGACACTAATCAAAACTCGGAGTCATTTGACAAAGGTGGTAACGATGTGGGTATTGATATTAACAGTATAGTTTCAGTTGAATCTGCGGACGCTAGTTACTTTAATGctagaaaaggaaagaatatAAGTCTGCCGCTTGCTAGTGGTAAAAGTATTCTGGTCTGGATAGATTATGATGGAATAGAGAAAGTACTCAACGTAACGTTAGCTCCAGTACAAACTCCAAAGCCCGATTCGCCTTACTTTTCAAGCTTCATTAAACCAAAAGTGCCACTCTTGTCAAGATCCATCAACCTTTCAGAAATTTTCACTGAGACGATGTATGTAGGTTTTTCTGGTTCTACAGGCTCAATCAAAAGTAACCAGTATATCCTTGGATGGAGTTTCAAGCAAGGCGGAAAAGCGGAAAGCCTTGACATTTCAAGACTTTCGAATCCACCACCATCGCCTAAAAGGTTTCCATTAAAAGAGGTTCTAGGCGCTACCATATCAACAATTGCTTTTCTAACTCTGGGAGGAATTGTGTATctttacaagaaaaagaagtatgCAGAGGTGCTTGAACAATGGGAAAAGGAATATAGCCCTCAAAGGTACTCCTTTAGGATCCTTTACAAAGCAACCAAAGGTTTCAGGGAGAATCAGTTACTTGGAGCAGGAGGTTTTGGAAAAGTCTATAAAGGAATACTTCCTTCTGGTACACAAATCGCGGTTAAGAGAGTCTACCATGATGCAGAGCAAGGAATGAAACAGTATGTGGCAGAGATTGCTAGTATGGGAAGGCTAAGGCACAAGAACTTAGTTCATCTCCTTGGTTACTGCAGAAGGAAAGGTGAATTGCTTTTGGTCTATGATTACATGCCAAATGGAAGCCTTGATGACTATTTGTTCCATAAAAACAAGCTAAAAGACCTCACTTGGTCTCAGAGAGTCAATATAATCAAGGGAGTTGCCTCTGCCCTTCTGTATCTTCATGAAGAATGGGAACAAGTTGTACTACATCGAGATATAAAAGCTAGCAACATTCTTTTAGATGCGGATCTAAATGGAAAGTTGGGAGACTTTGGGTTAGCCAGGTTCCATGATCGTGGTGTGAATCTCGAAGCCACACGGGTAGTAGGTACCATTGGCTACATGGCACCAGAGCTTACTGCAATGGGAGTCACCACTACTTGTACCGATGTCTATGCTTTTGGAGCTTTTATCCTTGAAGTGGTATGTGGAAGGAGACCAGTAGACCCAGATGCACCACGTGAGCAGGTGATTTTGGTTAAGTGGGTTGCGAGCTGCGGGAAAAGAGATGCTTTAACTGATACTGTTGACAGCAAACTAATAGACTTTAAAGTTGAGGAGGCCAAGCTTCTTTTGAAGCTAGGAATGCTCTGTTCACAGATCAACCCAGAAAACAGACCCAGTATGAGACAGATATTACAATATCTGGAAGGAAATGTAAGTGTTCCAGCTATATCGTTTGGTACTGTTGCACTTGGTATACCCAATATAAGCCATGAAACAGTAACACAAATGACAACAACCTCTTCATCAGCTAATTTCTCATTTGAGGATGTTACAGTCCTATTTGGTGGTCGCTAG